A single genomic interval of Gossypium raimondii isolate GPD5lz chromosome 11, ASM2569854v1, whole genome shotgun sequence harbors:
- the LOC105801415 gene encoding brassinosteroid-responsive RING protein 1, translated as MGFPVGFSAVLFPKLLIPSLTLLLYLRDFISALFLFLGLPDFLEPHIPPTHTADTGVPAARHRDTSITALLLRELLPVVKFSHLVDPPDSCAVCFYDFEREDETRRLMNCRHVFHRSCLDRWMGYDRKTCPLCRMSFVPDDMEETFNERLWAAASIPESFDDY; from the coding sequence atgggGTTTCCAGTAGGATTCTCAGCGGTTCTCTTCCCAAAGCTACTTATCCCTTCATTAACTCTCCTCCTTTACCTTCGCGATTTCATTTCCGCTCTCTTCCTTTTCCTGGGTCTCCCCGATTTCCTCGAACCCCACATTCCCCCGACTCACACGGCGGACACCGGCGTTCCCGCCGCGCGCCACCGAGATACCTCGATCACCGCTCTCCTGTTACGGGAATTACTACCCGTCGTCAAGTTCTCTCACCTCGTGGACCCGCCGGACAGTTGCGCTGTCTGTTTTTACGACTTCGAAAGGGAGGATGAGACCAGACGGCTAATGAATTGTCGGCATGTATTCCACCGGAGCTGTTTGGATCGTTGGATGGGGTATGATCGGAAAACATGTCCACTTTGTAGAATGAGCTTCGTTCCCGATGATATGGAAGAGACGTTTAATGAAAGGCTTTGGGCTGCTGCTTCCATCCCTGAATCGTTTGATGATTATTGA
- the LOC105801920 gene encoding 1-aminocyclopropane-1-carboxylate synthase, which produces MAAISKIATGNGHGENSAYFDGWKAYETNPFHPTDRPDGVIQMGLAENQLCFDFIEKWLMEHPEASICTAEGVSKFKETALFQDYHGIPEFRQAVAKFMGKVRGDRVKFDPDRIVMSGGATGAHEMVAFCLADPGEAFLVPTPYYPGFDRDLRWRTGVELVPVVCDSANDFKVTIDSLQSAYHKAQEANIKIKGLLITNPSNPLGTFMDKDTLKNIINFVNEKNIHLIGDEIYAATVFMEPEFVSISEVIEEVECNRDLIHIVYSLSKDMGFPGFRVGIVYSYNDTVTSCARKMSSFGLVSSQTQHLIATMLSNDEFIDNFVAESRERLFKRHKYFTWTLSQIGICSLKSNAGLFIWMDLRKLLKEKTFEAEMDLWRVIIDEVKLNVSPGSSFHCHEPGWFRVCFANMDDYSMEIALSRIRNFMVKNNETMVPPRNKLCRRTSLKLSLSRSLSRKMDDFIMSPSIMSPQSPLVQART; this is translated from the exons ATGGCAGCCATATCCAAGATTGCAACAGGTAATGGCCATGGTGAAAACTCAGCTTATTTCGATGGGTGGAAAGCATACGAAACCAATCCTTTTCATCCTACTGATAGACCCGATGGTGTTATTCAAATGGGATTAGCTGAGAATCAa CTTTGCtttgatttcattgaaaaatgGCTAATGGAACATCCAGAAGCTTCCATATGTACTGCAGAAGGTGTTAGCAAATTCAAAGAGACAGCTCTTTTCCAGGATTATCATGGAATCCCTGAGTTCAGACAA GCTGTAGCAAAATTTATGGGGAAAGTGAGAGGAGATAGAGTAAAATTCGATCCGGACCGGATTGTTATGAGCGGCGGAGCCACTGGAGCTCATGAAATGGTTGCCTTTTGTTTGGCGGATCCCGGTGAAGCTTTTCTGGTTCCCACTCCTTATTATCCAGG ATTCGATCGGGACTTAAGGTGGCGAACTGGAGTCGAGCTTGTTCCTGTCGTTTGTGACAGTGCCAACGATTTCAAGGTCACCATTGATTCTTTACAATCTGCATACCATAAAGCACAAGAAGCTAACATCAAAATCAAAGGTTTGCTCATAACAAATCCATCTAATCCATTAGGAACATTCATGGATAAGGACACATTGAAGAACATCATAAACTTCGTAAACGAAAAGAACATCCATTTAATCGGCGACGAAATCTACGCGGCCACAGTTTTCATGGAACCCGAATTCGTTAGTATATCAGAAGTCATCGAAGAAGTTGAATGCAACCGTGATTTGATCCATATTGTTTACAGTCTTTCGAAAGACATGGGATTCCCCGGATTCCGAGTTGGCATTGTGTATTCCTACAACGATACGGTCACGAGCTGTGCACGTAAAATGTCGAGTTTTGGATTAGTATCGTCGCAAACACAACATTTGATCGCGACGATGCTGTCTAACGATGAATTCATCGATAATTTTGTCGCAGAAAGTAGAGAACGGTTGTTCAAACGGCACAAATATTTCACTTGGACCCTTTCACAAATCGGGATTTGTTCATTGAAAAGCAATGCTGGGTTGTTTATATGGATGGATCTACGTAAACTCTTGAAAGAGAAAACATTCGAAGCCGAAATGGATTTATGGCGAGTCATCATCGATGAAGTTAAGCTCAACGTTTCGCCGGGATCGTCGTTCCATTGTCACGAACCGGGTTGGTTTAGGGTTTGCTTTGCTAACATGGATGATTACTCCATGGAAATTGCTTTGTCGAGGATTAGGAACTTCATGGTTAAGAACAATGAGACCATGGTTCCACCACGTAACAAATTATGCAGACGAACTAGCCTTAAACTCAGCTTATCCCGAAGCTTATCTCGGAAAATGGATGATTTCATTATGTCGCCAAGTATCATGTCTCCTCAATCACCTCTCGTCCAAGCCCGAACTTAA
- the LOC105801922 gene encoding uncharacterized protein LOC105801922 — translation MEELSQLHDHRGNGCPLPNPGHDDVNTPRKAGKMLSNSSGYSKKARFSQLEDTIISTGVDDIKDINDKLGCYTTKSNFPDKTQMSRQKNSFSGKRGDRKNFKVPMKPKFDSFSKKAGFASFTMASGGNNFLGLYGLKSDDIHDVTELVEDLSLNELLDGIYEHPILGIEKGRKATNTTENFVHSVKKVFSVLPLRRVQSQNVTDMDSSSHKKMPLCPLSSVSIPACSANGDKEDTYSVDPSPCDKDSSGKPEMPSSPPDFLLCQPKDILERLALPPPKDLDSLLLDATKPSSTRNNSDARPGKQILRRASLPPFPWSHTINGCRTNPDAVKLLSNKSMCQGRWVKIPNTSSSPGTATGCFTNLESLAYDPSLIPSLPKCSSLEGEIASSSCNLRLCEQGASPLTTYSKAFNLPQVGHCPRILAAARTLCDIATKPLRQNPDGITRWPKKPSQKAMKARKTKSIEKPDEIYATPSSLLGSEKLVRCDTDQLILSKRPKLSVVENKKDLNHINGVRKGPIAWSTPRSSRSSPGKSVSEIRHTTANVVKPPCTNLPPTVLDKPCNSQHKLRKLMSVDWKRGRDRLD, via the exons ATGGAAGAATTGTCTCAGCTGCATGACCACAGGGGCAACGGTTGCCCCTTACCAAATCCGGGTCACGATGATGTTAACACACCAAGAAAAGCTGGAAAAATGCTGAGTAATAGTAGTGGATATTCTAAGAAAGCACGTTTTAGTCAACTAGAAGACACTATCATTTCAACTGGAGTTGATGACATAAAGGACATAAATGATAAGCTAGGGTGTTATACTACAAAATCTAACTTTCCAG ATAAAACACAAATGTCGAGACAAAAGAACAGCTTTAGTGGCAAGCGAGGTGACAGGAAAAATTTCAAAGTCCCTATGAAGCCGAAATTTGATTCTTTCTCCAAGAAGGCAGGTTTTGCGAGCTTTACTATGGCCTCCGGAGGAAACAACTTCCTTG GATTATATGGTCTGAAGTCTGATGATATTCATGATGTCACCGAGCTTGTTGAGGATTTATCATTAAATGAACTCCTTGATGGCATATATGAGCATCCCATTTTAGGCATCGAGAAGGGTAGGAAAGCAACTAACACAACTGAAAATTTTGTACATTCTGTTAAAAAGGTGTTCTCCGTTCTTCCACTTCGAAGGGTTCAGTCCCAAAACGTTACAGATATGGACAGTTCTTCCCACAAGAAAATGCCCTTGTGTCCACTGAGCTCTGTTTCTATTCCAGCATGTAGTGCTAATGGTGATAAAGAAGACACCTATTCTGTAGACCCATCACCATGTGACAAG GATTCATCCGGCAAGCCCGAAATGCCTTCCAGTCCTCCAGATTTTTTGTTGTGTCAACCGAAAGATATTCTGGAGCGCTTGGCATTGCCTCCACCAAAAGATCTGGACTCTCTACTTCTAGATGCGACCAAGCCTTCATCCACAAGGAATAATTCTGACGCTCGTCCAGGCAAGCAAATACTCCGCCGAGCTAGCTTGCCACCATTTCCTTGGTCACATACTATTAATGGGTGCAGAACCAATCCTGATGCGGTTAAGCTTTTATCAAATAAGAGCATGTGCCAAGGGCGATGGGTAAAAATACCAAATACTTCCAGTTCGCCTGGGACTGCAACTGGATGTTTTACCAACTTGGAGTCACTTGCCTATGATCCAAGCCTAATCCCTTCACTTCCAAAGTGCAGTAGTTTGGAAGGTGAAATAGCATCATCATCTTGTAATCTCCGTTTATGTGAACAGGGTGCATCACCTCTTACGACTTATTCCAAGGCTTTTAATCTTCCTCAAG TCGGGCACTGTCCAAGAATATTGGCTGCAGCTCGAACATTGTGTGACATTGCGACTAAACCCTTGAGGCAAAACCCGGATGGTATTACAAGGTGGCCGAAGAAGCCTTCACAAAAGGCCATGAAAGCTCGTAAGACAAAATCAATTGAGAAACCGGACGAGATATATGCAACACCCTCTTCTTTATTGGGATCTGAAAAACTGGTGAGATGTGACACGGACCAGTTAATCCTCTCGAAAAGGCCTAAGCTCTCTGTAGTTGAGAATAAGAAGGATCTCAACCACATAAACGGTGTTAGAAAAGGACCCATAGCTTGGTCTACTCCTAGATCAAGTAGATCATCGCCTGGCAAATCAGTAAGTGAAATACGGCATACCACTGCCAATGTAGTAAAGCCACCATGTACGAATCTTCCACCTACGGTTTTAGATAAGCCTTGCAACAGTCAACATAAGTTGCGGAAACTAATGTCCGTAGACTGGAAGAGGGGAAGAGATAGGCTTGATTAA